GTCTATGTAGTGGCAGCCGTGGCTGAAGAGCTGTCCCCCGCCCAGGGTCTTGGCGCTTAGGGCCCAATGGCCGGGCCAGTACTGGGTCAGTTGCTCCGTCCAGATGGACACCTGGAATACATCCCCAAATACGCGGCCATCCAGCAGTTGCTTCATGCGGACCACCAGGGGGTGATAGCGCATGCAGTAGGCGATCATGAGGGTGCGCTGGTTGCGCTCCGACGCCTCGATCAGGTCCAGGCACTCTCGCTCGCTGTTGGCCATGGGCTTCTCCAGGAGGACGTGCTTGCCCGCCTCCAGGCACTCCATGCCCACCGGGTAGTGCAGGTGGTGAGGCAGGACGATCAGCACCGCGTCCACCTCATCCAGAATCTTACGGTAATCGGTGACGGCGACGGCTCCTTCGAAGTGCTCGGCCACGGCCCTGGCCTTGCCCTCGTCAATATCCACCGCCGCCACCAGGTCCATCCGATCGCGAACCCGGTCGAACCGCTGCACGTGGGCCTTTGCCATGCCCCCGCAACCGATGAGCCCCAGGCGAATCCTG
The sequence above is drawn from the Anaerolineae bacterium genome and encodes:
- a CDS encoding Gfo/Idh/MocA family oxidoreductase; this encodes MDRIRLGLIGCGGMAKAHVQRFDRVRDRMDLVAAVDIDEGKARAVAEHFEGAVAVTDYRKILDEVDAVLIVLPHHLHYPVGMECLEAGKHVLLEKPMANSERECLDLIEASERNQRTLMIAYCMRYHPLVVRMKQLLDGRVFGDVFQVSIWTEQLTQYWPGHWALSAKTLGGGQLFSHGCHYIDILLWYLGRPIQGTHLGTNFGTPWMEKEGTSNVCIEFEGGRLGYHFGTWGARGTRLGYSFHAHCTDGLLEADITHGKLTFIHKGEEELIMEAEPNKHTENEMKHFLDCVETGQRPLTDGPGSLQGLRVIWRLYRAEEEGVVANLRGLGLE